One part of the Sphingopyxis sp. PAMC25046 genome encodes these proteins:
- a CDS encoding DUF2842 domain-containing protein, which translates to MFLILALIAGWTAIVVSLSPWVGTWPVLVQAIFYLVAGIIWIAPLKPLLRWMELGTWRR; encoded by the coding sequence ATGTTCCTGATCCTCGCGCTGATCGCCGGCTGGACCGCGATCGTCGTCAGCCTTTCACCATGGGTTGGCACATGGCCGGTGCTCGTGCAGGCGATCTTCTATCTCGTGGCAGGGATCATTTGGATCGCGCCCCTGAAGCCGCTGCTGCGCTGGATGGAACTGGGGACTTGGCGCCGCTAA
- a CDS encoding fructose bisphosphate aldolase, whose protein sequence is MLDQIKSGQGFIAALDQSGGSTPKALKGYGIEADAFSNDEEMFGLIHDMRSRIVTAPCFNGEKVIGAILFERTMDGEAGGKPVPALLWERGVVPFLKVDKGLENEADGVQLMKPNPGLDDLCARAVAKGVFGTKMRSVVNFANPAGIKAIVDQQFAEAKRIAAHGLVPIIEPEVNIKSAERDAADRLLLKELLAALDAWTGAPVMLKLSLPTEAGLFQPLVDHPKVLRVVALSGGFARPEACVELAKNPGIIASFSRALLEDLRHQMNDDEFNNSLGGAIDEIHAASVA, encoded by the coding sequence ATGCTTGACCAGATCAAATCGGGGCAGGGCTTTATCGCCGCGCTCGATCAGAGCGGCGGTTCGACGCCCAAGGCATTGAAGGGTTATGGCATCGAAGCGGACGCCTTTTCGAACGACGAGGAAATGTTCGGGCTGATCCACGATATGCGCAGCCGCATCGTCACCGCACCCTGCTTCAACGGCGAGAAGGTGATCGGCGCGATCCTGTTCGAACGCACGATGGACGGCGAGGCGGGCGGCAAGCCGGTGCCCGCACTCCTCTGGGAACGCGGCGTGGTGCCGTTCCTTAAAGTCGACAAAGGCCTCGAGAACGAAGCCGACGGCGTCCAGTTGATGAAGCCCAATCCGGGTCTCGATGACCTTTGTGCGCGGGCGGTTGCGAAGGGTGTGTTCGGCACCAAGATGCGCAGCGTCGTCAATTTCGCCAATCCAGCCGGGATCAAGGCGATCGTCGATCAGCAGTTCGCCGAAGCGAAGCGCATCGCGGCACACGGCCTCGTCCCGATCATCGAGCCGGAGGTCAACATCAAGAGCGCGGAGCGCGACGCGGCGGATCGCCTGCTGCTCAAGGAATTGCTAGCGGCGCTCGACGCCTGGACCGGCGCACCGGTGATGCTCAAGCTCTCCTTGCCGACTGAAGCAGGCCTGTTCCAACCGCTCGTCGATCATCCCAAGGTGCTGCGCGTCGTCGCACTGTCGGGAGGCTTCGCGCGTCCCGAGGCGTGCGTCGAGCTGGCGAAGAACCCGGGCATCATCGCGAGCTTCAGCCGGGCGCTTCTGGAAGACCTGCGCCACCAGATGAATGACGACGAGTTCAACAACTCGCTCGGCGGCGCGATCGACGAAATTCACGCGGCCTCCGTGGCCTAG
- a CDS encoding O-methyltransferase: MGEGWQAVDDYIAGKLLGADDALATTLANNEKQGLPPIDVSAVQGKMLFLLAQIAGARRILEIGTLGGYSTIWLARALPDGGELVTLELEAHHARVARENLERAGQAGKVDIRVGPAADSLAAMTGEAPFDFVFIDADKQNNAHYVEEAIRLGRPGTTIIVDNVVREGGVLDADSDDERVIGTRALFDMVSGNPRLDATAVQTVGAKKWDGFVLARVR, translated from the coding sequence ATGGGAGAGGGGTGGCAAGCCGTCGACGATTATATCGCCGGCAAATTGCTGGGCGCGGACGACGCGCTTGCCACCACCCTCGCGAACAATGAAAAACAAGGACTGCCGCCGATCGACGTGTCGGCGGTGCAGGGCAAGATGCTCTTCCTGCTCGCGCAGATCGCCGGCGCACGGCGCATCCTCGAAATCGGAACGCTCGGCGGTTATTCGACCATCTGGCTGGCGCGCGCGCTGCCCGACGGCGGCGAACTGGTGACGCTCGAGTTGGAGGCGCATCACGCCCGCGTGGCGCGCGAGAATCTGGAGCGGGCCGGACAGGCGGGCAAAGTTGATATCCGCGTCGGCCCCGCCGCCGACAGCCTTGCCGCGATGACCGGTGAAGCGCCCTTCGACTTCGTCTTCATCGACGCCGACAAGCAGAATAACGCGCATTATGTCGAGGAGGCGATCCGGCTCGGCCGCCCCGGCACGACGATCATCGTCGACAATGTCGTACGCGAGGGTGGGGTGCTCGACGCGGACAGCGACGACGAACGCGTCATCGGCACGCGGGCGCTGTTCGACATGGTGAGCGGAAACCCGCGCCTCGACGCGACCGCGGTGCAGACCGTGGGCGCGAAGAAATGGGACGGGTTCGTGCTGGCGCGGGTGCGTTAA
- a CDS encoding cell division protein ZapA has translation MADVKLTIGGRSYDVHCADGQEAQLTQLASVIDEKVRTMPGGTEVRQLLFAALMLADEMQEARGKVEKTEPQSDSLRAAVALAESREAQARDELKAAIAREQDAIKALETARQNSTTTAPSTNPSNDRALLQIADRIEVLAGKVEQLS, from the coding sequence GTGGCTGACGTCAAACTGACCATCGGGGGCCGTTCCTATGACGTCCACTGCGCCGACGGGCAGGAAGCGCAGTTGACCCAGCTGGCTTCGGTCATCGATGAAAAGGTTCGGACGATGCCGGGCGGGACCGAGGTGCGCCAATTGCTGTTCGCGGCGCTTATGCTCGCCGACGAGATGCAGGAAGCCCGCGGCAAGGTTGAAAAGACCGAACCGCAATCCGATTCGCTACGCGCGGCGGTCGCGCTCGCCGAGAGCCGCGAGGCGCAGGCACGCGATGAATTGAAGGCGGCGATCGCGCGCGAACAGGACGCGATCAAGGCACTGGAGACTGCACGGCAGAATTCCACTACAACGGCGCCTTCGACCAATCCATCGAACGACCGCGCGCTGCTGCAGATCGCTGACCGGATCGAAGTCCTCGCGGGAAAAGTCGAGCAACTCTCTTGA
- a CDS encoding 5-formyltetrahydrofolate cyclo-ligase translates to MTDLSADLVQQKRKLRERLRFRRRHFAANLDGMAQLAAFRALPTPLIELLAGHAIVGAYVAWGDEPDILPMFTDLAQAGALALPHHAGRIAEMGFRLWRPDDSLAKGPWGTRQPFDDAPLATPNLIFCPLVGFDRRGGRIGQGGGHYDRYFAAHPGALRIGIGWSVQEIDATPRESTDIALDAILTEQEFILCGDRL, encoded by the coding sequence ATGACCGACCTGTCCGCCGACCTCGTCCAGCAGAAACGGAAATTGCGCGAGAGGCTGCGCTTCCGGCGGCGGCATTTCGCCGCAAATCTCGACGGCATGGCGCAGCTGGCCGCTTTCCGCGCGCTCCCTACGCCACTTATAGAGCTTCTCGCCGGCCATGCCATCGTCGGCGCCTATGTCGCATGGGGCGACGAGCCCGATATCCTGCCCATGTTCACAGACCTCGCGCAAGCCGGCGCCCTTGCCCTGCCCCACCATGCCGGACGAATCGCCGAAATGGGCTTTCGCCTCTGGCGACCCGATGACTCGCTGGCGAAAGGCCCGTGGGGCACCCGCCAGCCCTTCGATGACGCGCCATTGGCGACGCCGAACCTCATTTTTTGCCCGCTCGTGGGATTCGATCGCCGGGGCGGCCGGATCGGTCAGGGCGGCGGCCATTATGATCGTTATTTTGCCGCGCATCCGGGCGCGCTGCGCATCGGTATCGGCTGGTCGGTGCAGGAAATCGACGCTACGCCGCGCGAATCGACCGACATCGCGCTCGACGCGATATTGACCGAACAGGAATTCATCCTTTGCGGAGATCGTTTGTGA
- a CDS encoding phosphoglycerate kinase yields MTAFKTLDDIGDVTGKRVLVRVDLNVPLFEGAVSDATRIQAAMPTIRELSDKGAIVLLLAHFGRPKGAKNPTQSLSLVMGGVEDVLGHSVMFIPEAIGDGAKAGIAVLAPGDVAVLENTRFYPGEEKNDPAFADALAEIGDLYVNDAFSAAHRAHGSTEGIAHRLPAYAGRAMEAELKALDAALGNPAHPVAAVVGGAKVSSKIDVLRNLVAQVDHLIIGGGMANTFLAARGVDVGKSLCEHDLVDTANAIFDAADAAGCTIHLPYDVVVAKEFAPNPPTRTVNVHEVAADEMILDVGPAAVEALADVLKNCRTLVWNGPLGAFETPPFDTATVALAKTAAALTREGSLTSVAGGGDTVAALNHAGVAGDFSFVSTAGGAFLEWMEGKPLPGVDALKA; encoded by the coding sequence ATGACCGCGTTCAAAACCCTCGACGATATCGGTGACGTCACCGGCAAGCGCGTGCTCGTGCGCGTCGACCTCAACGTCCCGTTGTTCGAAGGCGCGGTCAGCGACGCGACGCGGATCCAGGCGGCGATGCCGACGATCCGCGAGCTGTCGGACAAGGGTGCGATCGTCCTGTTGCTCGCGCATTTCGGGCGGCCGAAGGGCGCTAAGAATCCGACGCAGTCGCTGAGCCTCGTGATGGGCGGGGTCGAGGATGTGCTCGGCCATTCGGTCATGTTCATCCCCGAAGCCATAGGGGACGGTGCGAAGGCGGGCATCGCGGTGCTTGCGCCGGGCGACGTCGCGGTGCTCGAAAACACGCGCTTCTATCCCGGCGAAGAAAAGAACGACCCCGCCTTTGCCGATGCGCTCGCCGAGATCGGCGACCTTTACGTCAACGACGCTTTTTCGGCGGCGCACCGCGCACATGGTTCGACCGAAGGCATTGCACACCGTCTGCCCGCCTACGCCGGCCGCGCGATGGAGGCCGAGCTCAAGGCGCTCGACGCCGCGCTAGGCAATCCGGCGCATCCCGTCGCAGCGGTCGTCGGCGGCGCCAAGGTGTCGAGCAAGATCGACGTGCTCAGGAACCTGGTCGCGCAGGTCGATCATCTGATCATCGGCGGCGGCATGGCGAACACCTTCCTCGCCGCGCGCGGGGTCGATGTCGGCAAGTCTTTGTGCGAGCATGATCTGGTCGACACCGCCAATGCGATCTTCGACGCCGCCGATGCGGCGGGCTGCACGATCCATCTGCCCTATGACGTCGTGGTGGCAAAGGAATTCGCGCCGAACCCGCCGACTCGCACCGTCAACGTCCACGAAGTCGCCGCCGACGAGATGATTCTCGACGTCGGCCCCGCCGCGGTCGAGGCGCTCGCCGACGTGCTCAAGAATTGCCGCACGCTCGTCTGGAACGGCCCGCTCGGCGCATTCGAGACGCCGCCGTTCGACACGGCGACCGTCGCGCTTGCCAAGACCGCCGCCGCGCTGACGCGCGAAGGATCGCTGACCTCCGTCGCGGGCGGCGGCGATACCGTCGCGGCGCTTAACCATGCTGGCGTCGCTGGCGACTTCAGCTTCGTTTCGACCGCCGGCGGCGCCTTCCTCGAATGGATGGAAGGCAAACCGTTGCCGGGCGTCGACGCGCTGAAGGCGTAG
- the gap gene encoding type I glyceraldehyde-3-phosphate dehydrogenase: MAVKVAINGFGRIGRNVARAILERTDHDLELVSINDLADAKANARLFQRDSVHGPFNGTVEVDGNDLIVNGKRIQVTAERDPAKLPHAANGIDIALECTGFFTDRKGGQAHLDAGAKRVLISAPAKEVDLTVVYGVNHDKIGAEHVIVSNASCTTNCLAPLAKVLHEKIGIERGLMTTIHAYTNDQKILDQIHSDPRRARAAAMSMIPTSTGAAVAVGLVLPELKGKLDGSSIRVPTPNVSVVDLTFTPLRETTAEEVNKLLKEAAEGELKGVLGFTDEPLVSIDFNHDAHSSTIDSLETSVIDGKLVRVLSWYDNEWGFSNRMIDTAGVIAKFL, from the coding sequence ATGGCAGTGAAAGTCGCAATCAACGGTTTCGGACGTATTGGCCGCAACGTGGCGCGCGCCATATTGGAGCGCACCGATCATGATCTCGAGCTGGTGTCGATCAACGATCTGGCCGACGCCAAGGCGAACGCCCGCCTGTTTCAGCGCGATTCGGTCCACGGCCCGTTCAACGGCACCGTCGAAGTCGACGGCAATGACCTGATCGTTAACGGCAAGCGCATCCAGGTGACCGCCGAGCGCGACCCCGCCAAGCTGCCCCACGCCGCCAACGGCATCGACATCGCGTTGGAATGCACGGGCTTTTTCACCGACCGCAAGGGCGGCCAGGCACATCTCGACGCCGGTGCCAAGCGCGTCCTGATCTCGGCCCCCGCCAAGGAAGTCGACCTGACCGTCGTCTATGGCGTGAACCACGACAAGATCGGCGCCGAGCATGTGATCGTGTCGAACGCATCGTGCACCACCAACTGCCTCGCACCGCTGGCCAAGGTGCTGCACGAGAAGATCGGCATCGAGCGCGGCCTGATGACCACGATCCACGCTTACACCAACGATCAGAAGATCCTCGACCAGATCCATTCGGATCCGCGCCGCGCCCGCGCCGCGGCGATGTCGATGATCCCGACCAGCACCGGTGCGGCCGTCGCCGTCGGTCTCGTCCTGCCCGAACTCAAGGGCAAGCTCGACGGCTCGTCGATCCGCGTCCCGACCCCCAATGTCTCGGTCGTCGACCTGACCTTTACGCCGCTGCGCGAAACCACCGCTGAAGAGGTCAACAAGCTGCTGAAGGAAGCCGCCGAAGGCGAACTCAAGGGCGTGCTTGGCTTCACCGACGAGCCGCTGGTCTCGATCGATTTCAACCATGACGCGCACAGCTCGACGATCGACAGCCTCGAAACCTCGGTCATCGACGGCAAGCTGGTGCGCGTACTCAGCTGGTACGACAATGAATGGGGCTTCTCGAACCGCATGATCGACACCGCAGGTGTGATCGCCAAGTTCCTCTGA
- a CDS encoding oligopeptide transporter, OPT family gives MSETTTTSRGRELTIRAVLLGGLLTLAFTAANVYLGLKVGLTFATSIPAAVISMALLRYMAGSTILENNIVQTIASAAGTLAAIIFVLPGLVMVGYWQGFPLLETTAITMLGGILGVLFSVPLRRALVVDSDLPYPEGRAAAEVLKVGVASAEGAEENRAGLSALVWNALVAAGFTLLTQMKLAGAEVARWFAVGSGATGVAGGLAFALFGVGHLVGLSVGMAQLVGLITGWWVLLPILTQGGAGDPETLANTVFRADVRFFGAGVIAVAAIWTLIKIAGPVLGGIRSAMAASRARQGGQALAIEEQDMSIGWVFGGSLLLMLPIGILLWTELSGGPLAGASFALIAGAILFIIIVGLMIASVTGYMAGLIGASNSPVSGIGILAIIASSLLLLGLLGRGGGETEVSAMVAYALIVTGLVFGIATISNDNLQDLKTGQLVGATPWKQQVALIIGVIFGSLVVPPVLNVLNETLGFVGAPGAGPNALAAPQAGLISSLAQGVLGGDLNWTMLSYGGIAGVGFIIVDALLGRAGKLRLPPLAIGIGIYLPMAVILPVVIGAVGGWFYDRWAAKRPNASFAHRMGVLTATGMIVGESLFGVLYAGIVAGSGSDAPLAVVGDGYAPYAPWVGLLLFVGLVWLSYKRTRAKVAATP, from the coding sequence ATGAGCGAAACCACCACCACCTCGCGCGGGCGCGAACTTACGATCCGGGCTGTTTTGCTCGGCGGGCTGCTGACCTTGGCGTTCACCGCGGCGAACGTCTATCTGGGGCTCAAGGTCGGGCTGACCTTTGCGACGTCGATCCCCGCGGCGGTGATCTCGATGGCGCTGCTGCGCTATATGGCCGGCTCGACGATCCTCGAAAATAATATCGTGCAGACGATCGCGAGCGCGGCGGGCACGCTGGCGGCGATCATCTTCGTGCTGCCCGGGCTTGTGATGGTGGGATACTGGCAGGGCTTTCCGTTGCTCGAAACCACCGCGATCACGATGCTCGGCGGCATATTGGGCGTGCTCTTCTCGGTGCCGCTGCGCCGCGCGCTCGTCGTCGATTCGGACCTGCCCTATCCCGAAGGTCGCGCCGCCGCCGAAGTGCTGAAAGTCGGCGTCGCGAGCGCCGAGGGCGCCGAGGAGAATCGCGCAGGCCTGTCGGCGCTCGTGTGGAACGCGCTTGTGGCGGCGGGCTTTACCCTGCTCACCCAGATGAAGCTCGCGGGCGCCGAGGTTGCGCGCTGGTTCGCGGTCGGCAGCGGTGCGACCGGCGTTGCGGGCGGGCTCGCCTTCGCGCTGTTCGGGGTTGGCCACCTCGTCGGGCTGTCGGTCGGCATGGCGCAGCTCGTCGGGCTGATCACCGGCTGGTGGGTGCTGCTGCCGATCCTGACGCAAGGCGGCGCGGGCGACCCCGAGACGCTGGCAAATACGGTGTTTCGCGCCGATGTGCGCTTCTTTGGCGCGGGGGTGATCGCGGTCGCGGCGATCTGGACGCTGATCAAGATCGCGGGCCCGGTGCTCGGCGGCATCCGTTCGGCAATGGCGGCATCGCGCGCGCGGCAGGGTGGGCAGGCGCTCGCGATCGAGGAACAGGATATGTCGATCGGCTGGGTGTTCGGCGGGTCGCTGCTCCTGATGCTGCCGATCGGCATTCTGCTCTGGACGGAGCTTTCGGGCGGGCCGCTCGCGGGCGCGTCGTTCGCGCTGATCGCGGGCGCGATCCTGTTCATCATCATCGTCGGGCTGATGATCGCGTCGGTCACCGGCTATATGGCGGGCTTGATCGGGGCGTCGAACTCGCCGGTGTCGGGGATCGGTATTCTCGCGATCATCGCCTCGTCGCTGCTGCTGCTTGGCCTGCTCGGTCGCGGTGGGGGCGAGACCGAGGTGAGCGCGATGGTGGCCTATGCGCTGATCGTCACGGGCCTCGTTTTCGGCATCGCGACGATTTCGAACGACAATCTGCAGGATTTGAAGACCGGCCAGCTCGTCGGCGCGACTCCGTGGAAGCAGCAGGTCGCGCTGATCATCGGCGTCATCTTCGGTTCCCTCGTCGTGCCGCCGGTACTCAACGTGCTCAACGAGACGCTGGGCTTCGTCGGCGCGCCGGGCGCGGGGCCGAACGCGCTCGCGGCGCCGCAGGCGGGGCTGATCTCGTCGCTGGCGCAGGGCGTGCTCGGCGGCGACCTCAACTGGACGATGCTGAGCTATGGCGGGATCGCCGGGGTCGGGTTCATCATCGTTGATGCGCTGCTCGGGCGCGCGGGCAAGCTGCGGTTGCCGCCGCTCGCGATCGGCATCGGCATCTATCTGCCGATGGCGGTGATCCTGCCGGTTGTGATCGGCGCGGTCGGCGGCTGGTTCTATGACCGCTGGGCGGCAAAGCGCCCGAACGCGAGCTTTGCGCACCGCATGGGCGTGCTGACCGCGACCGGGATGATCGTCGGCGAGAGCCTGTTCGGCGTGCTCTATGCCGGCATCGTCGCGGGCAGCGGCAGCGACGCGCCGCTTGCGGTCGTCGGTGACGGCTATGCGCCCTATGCGCCGTGGGTCGGCCTGCTGCTCTTTGTCGGGCTGGTGTGGCTGAGCTACAAGCGCACGCGCGCGAAGGTCGCCGCGACGCCCTGA
- the thiE gene encoding thiamine phosphate synthase, producing the protein MTTTHCQLYLISPVDVGGDFPARLEEALSAGPVAAFQFRVKDIDQHEAAQLAEPLQAICAAHEVAFIVNDDVALAKRLKADGVHLGQGDGDPKEARRLLGPDTQIGVTCHDSRHLAMEAGEAGADYVAFGAFFPTTTKAVEHHPEPEILTWWQGLFELPCVAIGGITVDNAKILVDAGADFLAVSGGVWAHPDGPAAAVRAFADILENQPAG; encoded by the coding sequence ATGACCACGACCCATTGCCAGCTTTACCTCATTTCTCCCGTCGACGTCGGGGGCGATTTTCCGGCCCGGCTGGAGGAGGCGCTGTCCGCCGGACCCGTTGCCGCCTTCCAGTTTCGCGTCAAGGACATCGACCAGCACGAGGCGGCGCAACTCGCCGAACCGCTGCAGGCGATCTGCGCCGCGCACGAGGTCGCCTTCATCGTCAACGACGACGTCGCGCTTGCGAAGCGGCTAAAAGCCGACGGCGTCCATCTGGGGCAGGGCGACGGCGATCCGAAGGAGGCGCGCCGCCTACTCGGTCCTGACACGCAGATCGGCGTGACGTGCCACGACAGCCGGCACCTCGCAATGGAGGCGGGGGAGGCGGGCGCGGATTATGTCGCGTTCGGGGCTTTCTTCCCGACGACGACCAAGGCCGTCGAGCATCATCCCGAACCCGAAATATTGACCTGGTGGCAGGGGCTGTTCGAACTGCCGTGCGTCGCGATCGGCGGGATCACGGTCGATAATGCGAAGATTCTTGTCGACGCCGGCGCCGATTTTCTTGCGGTGTCGGGTGGCGTGTGGGCGCATCCCGACGGACCGGCGGCGGCGGTGCGCGCCTTCGCCGATATTCTCGAGAATCAGCCCGCGGGATAG
- the tkt gene encoding transketolase: MTLPERQLANAIRALAMDAVQAANSGHPGMPMGMADVATVLYSDYLKFDPSDPKWADRDRFVLSAGHGSMLAYATLHLAGYARPTIDDISNFRQLHSPCAGHPENFELEGVETTTGPLGQGLATAVGMAIAERHLNAVYGDDLVDHRTYVIAGDGCLMEGINHEAIGLAGHLQLGRLMVLWDDNKITIDGSTDLSTSEDIQARYAATGWHVESCDGHDPADIRRAIDAALADPRPSLIACRTIIGFGAPNKQGTSATHGAPLGADEIAAARKELGWTAEPFVIPADIASAWAAFGEKGKKLHAEWNDRLASNEKKGDFEARLSGKIVPGDAFKAYLDGLVAEPPKVATRKASENTLSALTADIASLVGGSADLTGSNNTKTSSTKPLTKNDYSGRYIYYGIREFGMAAAMNGMALHGGVVPYGGTFLVFADYCRAAIRLSALQQQRVVYVMTHDSIGLGEDGPTHQPIEHLQSLRAMPNLLVMRPADAVETAECWALALAQEDRPSLLALTRQNLPPLRHDVTENLCAKGGYRLRGASAARKVVLVATGSEVALAVEIADKLEAAGHGADVVSMVSTELFDEQTAAYQADILPEDALIVSIEAGTTFGWERYTGRHGLRFGIDSFGASAPIEDLFKHFGLTADAIAPQILAKLGN; the protein is encoded by the coding sequence ATGACACTGCCCGAACGTCAGCTCGCCAACGCGATCCGCGCGCTTGCGATGGACGCCGTACAGGCCGCAAACAGCGGCCATCCCGGGATGCCGATGGGCATGGCCGACGTTGCCACCGTGCTTTATTCGGATTATCTGAAATTCGACCCGAGCGATCCGAAATGGGCCGATCGCGACCGATTCGTCCTCTCGGCGGGCCACGGCTCGATGCTTGCCTATGCAACGCTGCATCTTGCCGGCTATGCGCGGCCTACGATCGACGACATCAGCAATTTCCGTCAATTGCACAGCCCGTGCGCGGGGCATCCGGAGAATTTTGAGCTCGAAGGCGTCGAAACGACGACGGGGCCGCTGGGGCAGGGCCTCGCGACCGCGGTCGGCATGGCGATCGCCGAGCGGCATCTGAATGCGGTTTATGGCGATGATCTGGTCGATCATCGCACATATGTTATCGCCGGCGATGGGTGCCTGATGGAGGGCATCAACCACGAAGCCATTGGTTTGGCTGGGCATTTGCAGCTCGGGCGGCTGATGGTGCTGTGGGACGACAACAAGATCACGATCGACGGGTCGACCGACCTGTCGACGAGTGAGGACATTCAGGCGCGCTATGCCGCGACCGGCTGGCATGTCGAAAGCTGCGACGGCCATGATCCGGCCGACATTCGCCGCGCGATCGACGCCGCGCTCGCCGACCCGCGCCCGTCGCTGATCGCGTGCCGCACGATCATCGGCTTCGGCGCGCCTAACAAGCAGGGGACGTCGGCGACGCATGGCGCCCCGCTGGGCGCCGACGAGATCGCCGCGGCGCGCAAGGAACTCGGCTGGACCGCCGAGCCGTTCGTTATCCCGGCCGATATTGCTTCGGCGTGGGCGGCGTTCGGCGAGAAGGGCAAGAAACTTCATGCCGAATGGAATGATCGCCTCGCAAGCAACGAAAAGAAGGGCGATTTCGAAGCGAGACTGAGCGGCAAGATCGTTCCGGGCGACGCGTTCAAGGCCTATCTCGACGGCCTCGTCGCCGAGCCCCCGAAGGTCGCGACACGCAAGGCGTCGGAGAACACGCTGAGCGCGCTCACCGCCGACATCGCGTCGCTGGTCGGCGGCAGCGCCGACCTGACAGGTTCGAACAACACGAAGACTTCGTCGACCAAACCGTTGACAAAGAATGATTATTCGGGCCGTTATATCTATTACGGCATCCGCGAGTTCGGCATGGCTGCGGCGATGAACGGAATGGCGCTGCATGGCGGCGTCGTGCCCTATGGCGGCACCTTCCTTGTGTTCGCCGATTATTGCCGCGCGGCAATCCGCCTGTCGGCGCTCCAGCAGCAGCGCGTCGTCTATGTGATGACGCACGACAGCATCGGGCTCGGCGAGGATGGCCCGACGCACCAGCCGATCGAGCATCTCCAGTCGCTGCGCGCGATGCCGAACCTGCTCGTTATGCGCCCCGCCGATGCGGTCGAGACCGCCGAATGCTGGGCGCTCGCGCTCGCGCAGGAAGACCGGCCGTCGCTGCTCGCGCTGACCCGCCAGAACCTTCCCCCGCTGCGTCATGACGTCACCGAAAATCTTTGCGCGAAAGGCGGTTACCGCCTGCGTGGAGCTTCGGCCGCGCGCAAGGTCGTGCTGGTCGCGACCGGCTCTGAGGTCGCGCTCGCGGTCGAAATCGCCGACAAGCTCGAAGCCGCCGGCCATGGCGCCGACGTTGTCTCGATGGTCTCGACCGAGCTGTTCGACGAGCAGACGGCGGCTTATCAGGCCGATATCCTCCCCGAGGACGCGCTGATCGTGTCGATCGAGGCGGGCACCACCTTCGGCTGGGAGCGCTATACCGGCCGCCATGGCCTGCGCTTCGGTATCGACAGCTTTGGCGCCTCGGCCCCGATTGAAGACCTATTCAAACATTTCGGCCTTACCGCCGATGCTATCGCACCCCAGATCCTGGCAAAGCTCGGCAATTAA